In Acipenser ruthenus chromosome 6, fAciRut3.2 maternal haplotype, whole genome shotgun sequence, the following proteins share a genomic window:
- the LOC131737411 gene encoding dynein regulatory complex protein 8-like, which produces MGVVLSIEEEEPTGYIRFEKFLPTMTKVWMEQRIMELEANVLPHVFIYVDETGFNLSKVRRRGRNIIGHRATVNAPGQRGEPFTQEEMEEMLSAAIDPDKNVILYPVPASIDPG; this is translated from the exons ATGGGGGTAGTGCTATCA ATTGAAGAGGAAGAACCCACAGGGTACATTCGGTTTGAGAAGTTTCTTCCAACAATGACCAAAGTGTGGATGGAACAAAG AATAATGGAGCTTGAGGCAAATGTGTTGCCACATGTCTTCATATACGTGGATGAAACAGGATTCAATTTGTCCAAAGTGAGGAGACGTGGGAGGAACATCATCGGTCACAGAGCCACAGTCAATGCGCCCGGCCAAAGAG GAGAACCATTTACGCAAGAAGAAATGGAGGAGATGCTGTCTGCAGCCATAGATCCTGATAAAAATGTGATTCTTTACCCTGTACCTGCTTCCATTGATCCTGGTTAA